One genomic window of Cystobacter fuscus DSM 2262 includes the following:
- a CDS encoding pyridoxal phosphate-dependent aminotransferase yields the protein MSLPSRASYRDIPLYSPSKARCRVDLSDNTNLFGMPPGAERVLREVAVPLVTRYPVGYSPDLREAVAHYTGVDTSCVTTGCGSDDVIDSTLRAFLEPGELIAFPSPTFVMMSYFAKVNGLRYAPVNLRPDFDIDVEGLLATQAKLIYVCSPNNPTGTVASRAALEQLIERAPGLVLLDEAYAEFARESHLDLARRPNVLVSRTMSKAFGLASMRVGYAVGAPALVAEVEKARGPYKVTALSERMAVAALREDVPWMRAKVAESLAVRERLVAELQGMGLTCLPTEANFVMVKLRGALEVAERMRARDVNVRAFAGLPGIGDALRIGCGPWDVIQTALDALREERR from the coding sequence ATGAGCCTGCCCTCGCGTGCGTCGTACCGGGACATTCCGCTCTACTCGCCCTCCAAGGCGCGCTGCCGGGTGGACCTGAGCGACAACACCAACCTCTTCGGCATGCCGCCTGGCGCCGAGCGCGTGCTGCGCGAGGTGGCCGTCCCCCTGGTGACGCGCTACCCCGTGGGCTACTCGCCCGACCTGCGCGAGGCCGTGGCCCACTACACCGGCGTGGACACCTCGTGCGTCACCACCGGGTGCGGCTCGGACGACGTCATCGACAGCACCCTGCGCGCCTTCCTCGAGCCGGGCGAGCTCATCGCCTTTCCCTCGCCCACCTTCGTGATGATGTCCTACTTCGCCAAGGTCAACGGCCTGCGCTACGCCCCGGTGAACCTGCGGCCGGACTTCGACATCGACGTGGAGGGGCTGCTCGCCACCCAGGCGAAGCTCATCTACGTGTGCTCGCCCAACAACCCCACGGGCACGGTGGCCTCGCGCGCCGCCCTGGAGCAACTGATCGAGCGCGCGCCCGGACTCGTCCTGCTCGACGAGGCCTATGCCGAGTTCGCCCGGGAGAGTCACCTGGACCTGGCGCGTCGGCCGAACGTGCTCGTGTCGCGCACGATGTCCAAGGCCTTCGGGCTGGCGTCCATGCGCGTGGGCTACGCGGTGGGCGCGCCCGCCCTGGTGGCCGAGGTGGAGAAGGCCCGCGGGCCCTACAAGGTGACGGCCCTGTCCGAGCGCATGGCCGTGGCGGCGCTGCGCGAGGACGTGCCGTGGATGCGGGCGAAGGTGGCCGAGTCCCTCGCCGTGCGCGAGCGGCTGGTGGCCGAGCTCCAGGGCATGGGGCTCACCTGCCTGCCCACCGAGGCCAACTTCGTGATGGTGAAGCTGCGCGGAGCGCTCGAGGTGGCGGAGCGGATGCGGGCGCGGGACGTGAACGTTCGGGCTTTCGCGGGTCTGCCGGGCATTGGCGATGCGCTGCGCATCGGATGCGGGCCCTGGGATGTGATTCAGACGGCGCTCGATGCGCTGCGAGAGGAGCGACGGTGA
- the hisIE gene encoding bifunctional phosphoribosyl-AMP cyclohydrolase/phosphoribosyl-ATP diphosphatase HisIE — MLDLSKLDFTKGNGLVTVVTQDAHTGDLLMVAHADREALEKTIQTGEMHYRSRSRGLWHKGGTSGNVQRVVSLTADCDADAVLARVEKAGPACHTGAETCFDIGPVDELVALDRTISARAKKAPEPGEKPSYTRRLLDDRNLRLKKIGEEAAELVTACADGDKERAAEEAADVLYHLLVAVRPLGVTLEDVKAVLARRARKPAK; from the coding sequence ATGTTGGACTTGTCGAAGCTGGATTTCACCAAGGGCAACGGACTGGTGACGGTGGTGACGCAGGACGCCCACACGGGCGATCTGCTCATGGTCGCGCACGCGGACCGCGAGGCGCTCGAGAAGACGATCCAGACGGGCGAGATGCACTACCGCTCGCGCTCGCGGGGCTTGTGGCACAAGGGCGGCACGAGCGGGAACGTGCAGCGCGTGGTGTCCCTCACGGCCGACTGCGACGCGGACGCGGTGCTCGCCCGGGTGGAGAAGGCGGGTCCGGCCTGTCACACCGGGGCGGAGACGTGCTTCGACATCGGCCCGGTGGATGAGCTCGTGGCGCTGGACAGGACCATCTCCGCGCGTGCGAAGAAGGCCCCGGAGCCCGGCGAGAAGCCGAGCTACACGCGGCGGCTCCTGGACGACCGCAACCTGCGCCTGAAGAAGATCGGCGAGGAGGCGGCGGAGCTGGTGACGGCCTGCGCGGATGGAGACAAGGAGCGCGCGGCCGAGGAAGCCGCCGATGTCCTCTACCATCTGCTCGTGGCGGTGCGGCCGCTGGGTGTGACGCTGGAGGACGTGAAGGCGGTGCTCGCGCGCCGGGCCCGCAAGCCGGCGAAGTAG
- a CDS encoding imidazoleglycerol-phosphate dehydratase produces the protein MTTIVRETKETKVTVQIALGKGIAQVDTGQPFFDHMLGTFARYAGLDLTLHARGDLRHHLMEDVAITLGTAVQKVVPATAARYGERTVPMDDALVQACIDVGGRFYYRGPLRNKLYEHVMRSFCEHARVTLHLRILRGKDSHHVTEAAFKALGMALRDAMVDSGVVFSTKGAVALEVK, from the coding sequence ATGACAACCATCGTTCGGGAAACGAAGGAAACGAAGGTCACGGTGCAGATCGCCCTGGGCAAGGGCATCGCCCAAGTGGACACCGGCCAGCCCTTCTTCGATCACATGCTCGGCACCTTCGCGCGCTACGCGGGGTTGGACCTCACGCTGCACGCCCGCGGAGACTTGCGCCACCACCTCATGGAGGACGTGGCCATCACCCTGGGCACCGCCGTGCAGAAGGTCGTCCCCGCCACGGCCGCGCGCTACGGCGAGCGCACCGTGCCCATGGATGACGCGCTCGTGCAGGCGTGCATCGACGTGGGCGGGCGCTTCTATTACCGCGGCCCCTTGCGCAACAAACTCTACGAGCACGTGATGCGCTCGTTCTGCGAGCACGCCCGCGTGACGCTGCACCTGCGCATCCTGCGCGGCAAGGACAGCCACCACGTGACGGAGGCGGCCTTCAAGGCGCTCGGCATGGCGCTGCGCGATGCGATGGTGGACTCGGGCGTGGTGTTCAGCACGAAGGGCGCCGTTGCCCTGGAGGTGAAGTGA
- a CDS encoding ribonuclease R family protein, which produces MDSPTSRTVTGHIDVHHRGHGFLVVRPTLTSEGLSAFIPAKELKHHLADDVVSARITRAEDGRWSASGLSLVHRPRQELYGEVVVREERVLLHPDRDVGAGEWPLETEGVEVQPGDAVVGRIDEDKIRLVRKLAPGVDRALERLLLRHGLRREFGPEAHAEVPQVLARPLTREGRRDLREVPTVTVDSPTTRIIDDALSVLPAGGDGALRLFVSIADAAEFIPEGSALDREARERATNVYLGDTLLPMLPEALSAGSLSLVPGEERLCVTAELRIDPEGRVTSVDVYESLLRSWARLSYTEVAAYLDRGEVSEPMAPVREAMPWLRAAAARLAVARAGRGGIDQTRDEAHFTFDEVTGEVSGIETERPTSAHALVERFMVAANEAIAGWLVERGIPAPFRVQGEPEPQAVADLDAFALHSGFAAGLGRTLTPLSLAAFARQLSGVPAEAALRSVMFKALASSRYTVVPASHFGLAARAYVHFTSPLRRYADLAVHRALKHYLRGRRDFPHEDPDVERLSLHLNERTRRAQRAEKERHRLLEARVMAAHVGQEFTGHVTRVRSSGLLVQLDQPLVEGFLPLESLPGGPYTPEARETSLVGPTRSFTLGMPLRVRVAFTEEHPGRIGLTLVE; this is translated from the coding sequence ATGGACTCGCCCACTTCCCGCACCGTCACCGGCCACATCGACGTCCACCACCGGGGCCATGGCTTCCTCGTCGTGCGGCCCACCCTCACCTCCGAGGGCCTCTCCGCCTTCATCCCGGCCAAGGAGCTGAAGCACCACCTGGCCGACGATGTCGTCTCCGCGAGAATCACCCGCGCGGAGGACGGCCGGTGGAGCGCCAGCGGCTTGTCCCTCGTGCACCGGCCCCGCCAGGAGCTCTATGGCGAGGTAGTGGTGCGCGAGGAGCGCGTGCTGCTCCACCCCGACCGGGACGTGGGCGCGGGCGAGTGGCCCCTGGAGACGGAGGGCGTCGAGGTCCAGCCCGGCGACGCGGTGGTGGGACGCATCGACGAGGACAAGATCCGGTTGGTGCGCAAGCTCGCGCCCGGAGTGGACCGCGCCCTGGAGCGCCTGCTGCTGCGCCATGGCCTGCGCCGCGAGTTCGGCCCGGAGGCCCACGCCGAGGTCCCCCAGGTCCTCGCCCGGCCACTCACGCGGGAGGGCCGGAGGGATCTGCGCGAGGTGCCCACGGTGACCGTGGACTCGCCCACCACCCGCATCATCGATGACGCCCTCTCCGTGCTCCCCGCCGGAGGGGATGGCGCGCTGCGGCTGTTCGTCTCCATCGCGGACGCCGCCGAGTTCATCCCCGAGGGCTCCGCGCTGGATCGCGAGGCGCGCGAGCGGGCCACCAACGTGTACCTCGGAGACACCCTGCTGCCCATGCTCCCCGAGGCGCTGTCGGCGGGCTCGCTCAGCCTGGTGCCGGGCGAGGAGCGGCTGTGCGTCACGGCGGAGCTGCGCATCGATCCGGAAGGACGGGTCACCTCGGTGGATGTCTACGAGAGCCTGCTGCGCTCCTGGGCGCGGCTGAGCTACACCGAGGTGGCGGCGTACCTCGATCGGGGCGAGGTGTCCGAGCCGATGGCCCCGGTGCGCGAGGCGATGCCGTGGTTGCGCGCGGCGGCGGCGCGGCTGGCAGTGGCGCGGGCGGGACGCGGGGGCATCGACCAGACGCGCGACGAGGCCCACTTCACCTTCGATGAAGTCACGGGAGAGGTCTCGGGCATCGAGACCGAGCGGCCCACTTCGGCGCATGCGCTCGTCGAGCGCTTCATGGTGGCCGCCAACGAGGCCATCGCCGGCTGGCTCGTCGAGCGGGGCATTCCCGCCCCCTTCCGCGTCCAGGGGGAGCCCGAGCCCCAGGCCGTGGCGGACCTGGACGCCTTCGCCCTCCACTCGGGCTTCGCCGCGGGCCTGGGCCGCACGCTCACCCCGCTGTCACTCGCCGCGTTCGCCCGGCAGCTCTCCGGTGTGCCCGCGGAGGCCGCGTTGCGCTCGGTGATGTTCAAGGCGCTCGCCTCCTCGCGCTACACCGTGGTGCCCGCCTCCCACTTCGGCCTCGCCGCGCGCGCCTATGTGCACTTCACCTCGCCGCTGCGGCGCTACGCGGACCTCGCCGTCCACCGCGCCCTCAAGCACTACCTGCGCGGCCGGCGGGACTTCCCGCACGAGGATCCGGACGTCGAGCGGCTCTCGCTCCACCTCAACGAGCGCACCCGGCGCGCTCAGCGCGCGGAGAAGGAGCGGCACCGGCTGCTGGAAGCGCGGGTGATGGCCGCGCACGTGGGCCAGGAGTTCACCGGACACGTCACCCGGGTGCGCTCCTCGGGGCTGCTCGTCCAGCTCGACCAGCCCCTCGTGGAGGGATTCCTTCCCCTGGAGTCGCTCCCGGGCGGCCCCTACACACCGGAGGCCCGGGAGACCTCGCTCGTGGGGCCCACACGCTCCTTCACGCTCGGAATGCCGCTCCGGGTGCGCGTGGCCTTCACGGAGGAGCACCCGGGCCGCATCGGACTGACGCTCGTCGAGTAG
- the hisH gene encoding imidazole glycerol phosphate synthase subunit HisH translates to MRVTLFDYGAGNLHSLAKALALAPGVKVHVEEDPLRALDTDLLVLPGVGAFGAAMARLAPGAEKMRRALDDGLPCLGICLGMQLLFEGSDEGAGQGLGFFRGRVTRLTSKHVPHIGWNSVEEDTALREEKPGTVYYAHSFACRAEDSDVVVGWTTHEGDRFPASVRRGKVLGVQFHPEKSSAPGVRFVHAFLKEVGS, encoded by the coding sequence GTGAGAGTGACCCTGTTCGACTATGGAGCTGGCAACCTGCACTCCCTCGCCAAGGCGCTCGCGCTGGCGCCGGGAGTCAAGGTGCACGTGGAGGAGGATCCCCTGCGCGCCCTGGACACGGACCTGCTCGTGCTGCCGGGCGTGGGGGCGTTCGGTGCCGCGATGGCGCGCCTGGCCCCGGGCGCCGAGAAGATGCGGCGCGCGTTGGATGACGGCCTGCCGTGCCTGGGCATCTGCCTGGGCATGCAGCTGCTCTTCGAGGGCAGCGACGAGGGAGCGGGCCAGGGCCTGGGCTTCTTCCGGGGCCGGGTGACGCGGCTGACGTCCAAGCACGTGCCCCACATCGGGTGGAACTCGGTGGAGGAGGATACCGCGCTGCGCGAGGAGAAGCCGGGAACCGTCTACTACGCGCACAGCTTCGCCTGCCGCGCCGAGGACTCCGACGTGGTGGTGGGCTGGACGACGCACGAGGGGGATCGCTTCCCGGCCTCGGTGCGGCGCGGCAAGGTGCTCGGTGTGCAGTTCCATCCGGAGAAGAGCTCGGCCCCGGGCGTGCGCTTCGTGCACGCCTTCCTGAAGGAGGTGGGCTCATGA
- a CDS encoding HisA/HisF-related TIM barrel protein — MIAIPAIDLREGACVQLVGGSYADERVRVKDPLEALKRWRAHGFKTFHVVDLDAALGKGSNEDAIRALLTHEPGLTFSVGGGVRSTVKVESLLMLGATSVVVGTRAIEDADWLREVAERFPGQIVVAADVKGREVVTRGWTSSTARDIESVLASLDRLPLGGLLVTAVHKEGQMEGVDLPLVESVVRASRHPLSASGGVTTLEDLRALGRVGASGAVIGMALYTGRLDAAEVAREFA, encoded by the coding sequence ATGATCGCCATTCCCGCCATCGACCTGCGCGAGGGCGCGTGCGTGCAACTCGTGGGCGGCTCCTATGCCGACGAGCGCGTGCGGGTGAAGGATCCCCTGGAAGCCCTCAAGCGCTGGCGCGCGCACGGCTTCAAGACCTTCCATGTGGTGGACCTCGACGCCGCCCTGGGCAAGGGCTCCAACGAGGACGCCATCCGCGCGCTCCTCACGCACGAGCCGGGCCTCACCTTCTCGGTGGGCGGCGGCGTGCGCAGCACGGTCAAGGTGGAGTCGTTGCTCATGCTGGGCGCCACCTCCGTGGTGGTGGGCACGCGGGCCATCGAGGACGCGGACTGGCTGCGCGAGGTGGCCGAGCGCTTTCCGGGCCAGATCGTGGTTGCCGCGGACGTGAAGGGCCGCGAGGTGGTGACGCGCGGATGGACGTCCAGCACCGCGCGCGACATCGAGAGCGTACTGGCGTCGTTGGATCGCCTGCCCCTGGGGGGCCTGCTGGTCACGGCCGTCCACAAGGAAGGGCAGATGGAGGGGGTGGATCTGCCGCTGGTGGAGTCGGTGGTGCGCGCGAGCCGCCATCCGCTGTCCGCCTCGGGAGGCGTGACGACGCTGGAGGACCTGCGGGCACTCGGGCGCGTGGGGGCCAGCGGGGCCGTCATCGGCATGGCGCTGTACACGGGCAGATTGGACGCGGCCGAAGTCGCGCGGGAGTTCGCATGA
- the hisF gene encoding imidazole glycerol phosphate synthase subunit HisF encodes MLTRRLIVCLDVKGGRVVKGVQFEGLRDVGDPVELALRYEEAGADEVTFLDISATQEERGTLWELVRRTAERLFIPLTVGGGVRTADDVGRALRAGADKVSINSAAVARPEVLTECAERFGAQCVVASIDAKRDGASWRVYTHGGKKPTDLDAIAWARECVKRGAGEILLTSIDRDGARSGYDLELTRAVAEGVAVPVIASGGAGNAEHVRAALREGGADAALVAGILHDGVTTVGAIKTLLRGGGLEIRSH; translated from the coding sequence ATGCTCACGCGACGACTGATCGTCTGTCTGGATGTGAAGGGCGGCCGCGTGGTCAAGGGCGTCCAGTTCGAGGGCCTGCGCGACGTGGGAGATCCCGTGGAACTCGCCCTGCGCTACGAGGAGGCGGGCGCCGACGAGGTGACCTTCCTCGACATCTCCGCGACCCAGGAGGAGCGCGGCACGCTGTGGGAACTGGTGCGGCGCACCGCCGAGCGGCTGTTCATCCCGCTCACGGTGGGAGGCGGCGTGCGCACGGCGGACGACGTGGGCCGGGCCCTGCGGGCGGGAGCGGACAAGGTGAGCATCAACTCGGCGGCGGTGGCCCGTCCCGAGGTGCTCACCGAGTGCGCCGAGCGCTTCGGGGCCCAGTGTGTGGTGGCGAGCATCGACGCCAAGCGCGACGGGGCGAGCTGGCGCGTGTACACCCACGGAGGCAAGAAGCCCACGGACCTGGATGCCATCGCCTGGGCGCGCGAGTGTGTGAAACGCGGCGCGGGGGAGATCCTCCTCACGAGCATCGATCGGGATGGTGCCCGTTCGGGGTATGACCTGGAGCTGACGCGGGCCGTCGCCGAGGGGGTGGCGGTGCCCGTCATCGCCTCGGGAGGCGCGGGCAACGCGGAGCATGTCCGGGCGGCGTTGAGGGAGGGTGGGGCGGACGCGGCGCTGGTGGCGGGCATCCTCCACGACGGCGTCACCACGGTGGGAGCCATCAAGACGCTGCTGCGAGGCGGTGGTCTGGAAATCAGGAGCCATTGA
- the hisN gene encoding histidinol-phosphatase encodes MDARSLMQAAEEVARKSGDVALGFFRQGVTVDTKGDGTPVTVADRTAEKTAREWIEARFPEDGILGEEFGETRPGARRRWILDPIDGTKTFIRGVPLWGTLVAVTEGETILAGAAYFPPVGEMLVAAPGQGCWWNGKQTRVSTEADLSRALVLSTDERFLTYPQRGAAWRGLAAKASVSRTWGDCYGYLLLATGRAEVMVDELMSPWDAAALQPIIEEAGGVFTDWTGKRTAFGGNCIATNAVLSAQVRELLGAKGT; translated from the coding sequence ATGGATGCGCGTTCGTTGATGCAGGCGGCGGAGGAAGTGGCCCGCAAGTCGGGCGACGTGGCACTGGGCTTCTTCCGCCAGGGCGTCACGGTGGACACCAAGGGAGACGGCACGCCGGTGACGGTGGCGGACCGGACGGCCGAGAAGACGGCACGCGAGTGGATTGAAGCGCGCTTCCCCGAGGACGGCATCCTCGGCGAGGAGTTCGGCGAGACGCGGCCCGGAGCCAGGCGCCGGTGGATCCTCGATCCCATCGACGGCACCAAGACGTTCATCCGCGGGGTGCCGCTGTGGGGCACGCTGGTGGCGGTGACCGAGGGGGAGACGATCCTCGCGGGCGCGGCGTACTTCCCGCCCGTGGGGGAGATGCTGGTGGCGGCGCCGGGGCAGGGCTGCTGGTGGAATGGAAAGCAGACGAGGGTGTCGACCGAGGCGGATCTGTCGCGCGCCCTGGTGTTGTCCACCGACGAGCGGTTCCTCACGTATCCCCAGCGCGGGGCGGCGTGGCGGGGCCTGGCGGCCAAGGCTTCCGTCTCCCGGACCTGGGGGGATTGCTACGGCTACCTGCTGTTGGCCACCGGCCGGGCCGAGGTGATGGTCGACGAGCTGATGTCCCCCTGGGACGCGGCCGCGCTGCAGCCCATCATCGAGGAGGCCGGCGGCGTCTTCACGGACTGGACGGGCAAGCGCACGGCGTTCGGCGGCAACTGCATCGCCACCAACGCGGTGCTCTCGGCGCAGGTGCGCGAGTTGCTCGGGGCGAAGGGGACATGA